The Neisseria animaloris genome segment ATTCCATGCTTTCCGTATGTATCATATTAACGTTACTCAGATTAACGGCAGCTTTTACAGCAAAGTGAATCTTCCTACCCATAGTTACGCGTACCAGCACATTCGCCAGGACGATCCGTTGGTTCAAAAAAGCAACCGCTTTAAGGCCGTCTGAAAACAAGCCCAAACCTTTGCAAAACCGGATACGTTTTGAAGCACCGCCTCCCAACGCAGAATGCAGCGTATTGGGGTTTTTGCAAAAAGTCCACCTGCCTTTCAGACGGCTCTGAAACCACAGAGCACAGCCTTCTCCTTATTGGCATAAGATTGCTATACAATGCCTTTTTTCGTCATCACCAATCCGAAAAATGACTCATCCCACCCCCGACTCTCTTTTTGAACAAGGCCATGCGCTATTGCTGGACAATCCCGACGATTGCGCTCCGGCCATCCCGCTTTTACGGCAAGCCGCCGAACAAGGCCATGTTGAAGCCGCTTTCCAACTTGCCGGCTGCCTCTTGAATGGCGGCGGTTCCCGCCCCGACTACACGGCTGCCCGCCAATGGCTGCAAAAAGCCGCCGATGCCGGCCATCCGTATGCCCGCTACAACCTTTTGCAAATGCGTGCATTTGACGGCGAACCTTTTTCTGCCCAAGTTGACGAATATACCGAGTTGGCCGAAAAAGGCATTCTTCACGCCCAACTGCGTATGCTCGAATATTGCGCCGAAAACAAAGACCCTCAGGCAGTGCATTGGGCGGAACTGGCCGCAGCACAAAACAGCCCCGATGCCCAATATTTTCTGGCCAAACACTATCAGCAGGCTTCACAGCCCGATCTCGAAAAAGCCCACCGCCTGTTTACACAAGCGGCGGAGCAAGGTTTGATTGCCGCGCACTGGCAACTCGGCAACCAATACCGCTACGGGCAATTCGTCGAAAAAGACTTGAAAAAAGCGGCCGAACATTTTCTGCCTGCCGCACAAGACGATATTTCGGCGGCACAAACCGCATTGGGCGAAATCCTGCTCGAAAACGGCGACGGCAGCGGAGTGGAATGGCTGCAAAAAGCGGTACGGCAAGGTGATATCAATGCCCATGCTTTACTGGCAAACGTCTATCTCATAGGCAAATATGTCGAACGCGATTACCAGCAAGCCCGTCAGCATGCCTCCACCGCCGCCCGCTGCAACCACCCCGAAGCCCTCCGCCTGCTCGGAGACATCTTCCGCTACGGTCTGGGTATCGAAGCCGATGCCGATACCGCACTGCGCCAATACCAACGTGCAGCCGAACTCGGCAATATGGCCGCGCACCAGAAACTGCTGACCGATACCGCACTGTCGCACAGCGAACATTACAACGAAGCCAAACAAGCCGCCCTGCTCTACCAAAAAGCAGACAAGGCCTACCAAACCGCTTTCTCCTATCACTACGGTTTAGGCCGTTCGCAAGACTACATGCAGGCACGCAAGTTTTATATAGAGGCTGCCGAATTAAACCATCGCAAGGCCCAAACCAATCTCGGCATGATGTATTACAACGGCCAAGGCGTAGAAACCGACCCGGAACAAGCGGCTTACTGGTTTGAGCAGGCTGCCAACCAAGACGATGTCATCTCCCAATACAACCTTGCCTGCCTGTATTACCACGGGCGTGGCGTTCCCCGCAGCACCGAAACCGCCTGCCACTGGCTCCAAGCCGCCATCAGCAGCGGCCACGAGCAGGCTACCGTGTTAAAACAATTATTGGCGCAATGGCAGCAAGAAATACATCCTGTCTGAACCATGCGTGTCCGACGGACAGCAAAGAGGCCGTCTGAAAAATTTCAGACGGCCTGATTCGCACCCGTTCGCAAACAAACCAAATCATATAGCCGTTATTTGCCCTACACTTCCCACCTCACAATTTGATTCTGCGTGATTATAGATTTTAGAACACCTTTGCTATATCATTTCCACTCCCACCCGCAGGAGCATAGCTATGTATGAAGTAAATCGCAGCGTATTTTTGTTAGTTCCCCTCGAGCCGTTTTGGAATTGGTTGCAGTCACTCCCCGAAGTAGATTTGGACGACATCCGCTTGGAAGACTTGCAGGCCGATGCCAACGCTTATATGGTCAAACCCTGCGAAACTGTCGATGAAGTGTGGGATGAAATAGAAAACCACTTCGAAGAGATTTTCGCCGCCGAATTGGGCGACTGGTGCGAAGACGAAAGCTATTGGCCGGATTTGCACGCCGATATTTTCGGCGAATGGTTCGATATTCAGCTCTCTACTGTCGTTACCGACCTCGAGCAAGAACCGCTCGGCCGCGAAATCTTCCAGCCCATTACCCTAAACTGATTTTTCAGACAGCCTCATTATGACCGCCATCAGAGTACGCAGCTACCACCTCGACGGCTACGGGCACGTCAACAACGCGCGCTATCTGGAATTTCTTGAAGAAGCACGCTGGGCATTTTTCGAACGGCACGGGCTGCTGGCACTGCTTGACGGTATCATGATGGTTGTTACCCGTATCGATATCCGTTACCTGCGTGCCGCTACCGAAGGCCAAGAGCTGCACATCGACACCCGAATAAACACCATCGAACCGCGCCGGATTCTGCTCACACAGCGCATCATTAGGGCAGATACCCGCAAAGTTGCCGTCGAAGCCGACATTACCTTAGTACCGGTAAGCAGCGGCAACGGACGCTCCACAGACCTCCCTGCCGAACTTTCCTTTCACCTTAACCGATTACACACGACATCATGAAAAAAATCCTTACCGCCGCCGCAGCCCTTGTCATCGTTGGCTTGCTGGCTTTTCTATTATTTCCCCAAAATAAACCCGTACCCGCTTTCTCTCTGCCCAACCTGAATGGGAAAACGGTCAGTAATGCCGATTTGCACGGCAAAGTTACCCTGATTAACTTTTGGTATCCCTCCTGCCCCGGCTGCGTGAGCGAAATGCCCAAGCTGATGCAAACCGCACGCGACTATCAAGGCAAAGATTTCCAGATTATCGCCATCTCATTACCTTACGATCCGCTGGAAAGCGTGCAAAACTATGCAGCCCAACGCGCCCTGCCGTTTACCGTCATGTACGACAAACACGGCAATACCGGTAAAGCATTCGGCGTGAAAGTGGCACCGACTTCGTTTTTTGTGAACAAAAAAGGCGAGCTGCTGAAAACCTTCGTAGGCGAACCTGACTTCAATGCGTTATACAAAGAAATCGACAGCGAATTAGCCAAATAAACCCAAAGAGGCCGCCTGAAAACTTTCAGACGGCCTCTTCCAATATTTATTTCATCACATCAAAAACATCGTTGCCAAGCCGAGGAAAATCAGGAAACCGCCGGAATCGGTAACCGCGGTAATCAGCACCGAGCTGCCCAGTGCCGGATCCCGCCCTGCTTTATCCATCGCCACCGGAATCAGCACGCCGACGGTAGCGGCCAGCAGTAAGTTGAGCGTCATAGCGGCAATCATTACCAAGCCGATGCCGAAATTATCGTACAGCAACCACGACACCACGCCCATTACCGTACCCCAAATCAAACCGTTCACCAAAGCTACACCCACTTCTTTTTTCAACAGCCGCCCGGCTTGCAGACCGGAAAGCTGACCCATCGCCATCGCGCGCACAATCATGGTGATGGTTTGATTGCCGGAGTTGCCGCCGATACCGGCCACAATCGGCATCAATGCGGCAAGGGCGACGATTTTTTCGATGCTGCCTTCAAACGCGCCGATCACGCGGCTGGCGATAAATGCGGTGCAGAGGTTGATGGCCAACCACATCCAGCGGTTTTTCACCGAATCCAGAATCGGCGCAAACAAGTCTTCTTCCTCTTGCAAACCGGCCATGTTCAACATATCGGCTTCGGTTTCTTCGCGGATCACGTCCACCATTTCATCGATGGTGATACGACCGATCAGCTTTTTGTCGGCATCGACCACGGGCGCAGTTACTAAGTCGTAACGCTCGAACGCCTGAGCCGCTTCTTCCACGTTGTCCTCGGGGCGGAACCGCACCACGTCGGTGGCCATCACGTTTTCCACCAACTCTTCGGGGTCGGCCACCAGCAGTTTGCGGATGGGCAGCACGCCTTGTAATACGTCGTCGTGGTCAACCACGAAAATTTTATCGGTGTGGTCGGGCAGGCTTTCAAAACGGCGCAGATAACGCAACACCACTTCGCAAGCGACATCGGCACGGATGCTTACCAGTTCGAAGTCCATAATCGCACCGACTTGGTCGTCTTCATACGACATCGCCGCCTGCACTTGTGCACGCTCTTCGGCATCACGGGTTTGCAGGGCCTCATACACCACTTGGTGCGGCAGATCGCCGGCAAGCTCGGCCAGTTCGTCGGCATCCAAATCGTCTACCGCCGCCAGCAGCTCTTCGGTATCCATCGATTCGATCAGCGTTTCGCGTACCGCATCGGATACTTCCAGCAAAACTTCGCCGTCTTCTTCGGGCGCAGCCAAATGCCACACCAGCGTCCGCTCTTTCGGCGGCAGCGATTCCAGCACATTGGCCACGTCCGCCGGATGCAGTTCGTGCAGAATGCTGATTAATTCGACCAACTTGGTGTTGAGTTCAATGTCTTCAATCTCCTGCCCTTCTTCGATTTGCGAAGAAACGGGCAGAAGCGCTTCAGACAATTCGTGAATGCGCTCGATATCAAGCGGCAAGCGATCTAAATCGGTTTGAGTCGGGGTGTCTTGCTCGATGCTCATAAATACTCCGCCCGCCTGTGTTGCGGGAGCAGTATTCAGGCAGGGTGATTAAACGGTAAGGTTGTCGTTATAAGGTTGTAATAATGAACTGGGAAGGTCCATGGCATGTGCCTGCGCTTTGCAGGTCTTGAGTTGGAAACGGCGCATATTCTACACCGATTCGGCACGCTTTACCAATGCTTACATATGCCGTCAAGAATCTTGCCGACATCTTCGGGCAAGGTTTTACAGAGTGTGAGGCCGTCTGAAAACCGCAAACCCGAAGCCACATTTTTCAGACGGCCTCATATCGACAACCCGCCGCCAAGCCCGTGCTAACTGCGACAACTCGCTCTTACGCCCATTAGAGATTCCAATAATCCCGCTGTATAATCAATCATCTGATGCAGCAGCAACCCTCCTACCGACAGGATGACACTATGAAACCCAAACTGATTATTTTCGATTGGGACGGTACACTCGCCGACACCACCGGCCCGATTATCAACACTTTCCAACACACCTTTGCCGACTGCGGACTGCCTCCACCCGAAGCCGACACGATACGGGGTTTAATCGGTTACAACCTTATTACCATCATCCACCATCTTGTTCCCGATGCCGACCAGCATCTGAAAGAACAACTCGCCGAAACCTACGCCCACCACTATCTCAACCCCAACAACCACAACATGCGCCTCTTCGACTCCGCCCTGCCGTGCCTGAGCACCTTAAAAGAACAAGGTTACTGGTTGGCCGTTGCCACCGGCAAAGGCCGCATCGGGCTGGACAAAGCCATCGCCCAAACCGGTACGGCGGATTTCTGGCTGGCCACCACTTGTGCCAGCGAGCAGCCTTCCAAACCCGCACCCGATATGGTTTTCAAACTGTGCGACGAACTGGGGCTGCTCCCCGTCGATAGCATGGTGGTCGGCGATACCGTTTACGATCTGGAAATGGCTGCCAATGCCGGCGCGCCCTCCATCGCCGTAGCCACCGGCGCACATTCCGCCGCACAGTTGGCCGAACAGCCCTGTTTGGCCGTCTTAAAAGATTTATCCGAGCTGCCCGAATTTTTAGCTGCTTTATAAGTCCCTAATCTGAAGGCCGTCTGAAAACCTTTCAGGCGTATCTTTGCCGGCAACCGGACAAAATATGCCGTAACCAACCGTATAAGGCATGGAAATATCCGGTTACTTTGCTATACAATAGCCGCCATTCTTTTTATGGGACATCATTATGCAATACCGAATCCGTCGCGACGGCGACAATCCGTCCAACCCGCAACAGCAAGCCGACAACTGGGAGCGTAACACCCTGCGAGACGTGCTACTCGAAGCCTATAAAGAACAACGCCGCGGCCGCTTCTGGCGCAACCTCTGGCGCTCCGTCGGAGTGCTAATCTTCTTGGCTGTCGTAGTAAATTCCTGCAGCAGCAGCGACACCGGCAACAAGCTGAACATGGCCACCCGCACCGAAGACCATACTGCCGTGATTTCGCTCACCGGCATCATCGGCGGCGAATATGAAGACCAAACCGCCATGCTGCGCGACAGCCTGAAAGCCGCTTACGAAAACCACAAAGTAAAAGGCATCATTATCCGTGCCAACAGCCCCGGCGGTTCGCCCGTGGTATCCAACACCGCCTTCAACGAAATCCGCAACTTAAAAGAACAATATAAAAGCAGAAACATTCCGCTTTATGTGGTTGCCGAAGACGTATGCGCCTCAGGCTGCTACTACATCGCCTCAGCCGCCGACAAAATCTATGCCGACCCCTCCAGCATCGTCGGCAGCATCGGCGTAATCGGCGGCGGTTTCGACCTTACCGGGCTGATCGATAAAATCGGCATCAAACGCCGTCTGAAAACCGCCGGCAGCAACAAAGGCATGGGCGACCCGTTCAGCCCCGAAACACCGGAGCAAACCAAAATCTGGGAAAGCATGCTTGCCGACATTCACAACGAATTCATCAAAGCGGTTAAACTCGGTCGAGGAGGCCGTCTGAAAGACAAGCAATACCCCGACGTATTCAGCGGCAGAATCTACACCGGCAACGAAGCCAAACAAGTAGGCCTTATCGACGACTACGGCAGCATTTACAGCATTGCCCGCGATGTCGTAAAAGCACCGAAAATCGTCGACTACACGCCGGAAGACAGCTTCAGTAAAATTTTCGGCCGCCGTTTAGGCACCGAAATCTCATCAGCACTACAAACAGCAGCCAGCCGCATTTGGTAAATTTCCTGCTTGTATGAAAGGCCGTCTGAAAAAGTTTTCAGACGGCCTTCTGTTATAATTACCGCCTTTGT includes the following:
- a CDS encoding tetratricopeptide repeat protein, encoding MTHPTPDSLFEQGHALLLDNPDDCAPAIPLLRQAAEQGHVEAAFQLAGCLLNGGGSRPDYTAARQWLQKAADAGHPYARYNLLQMRAFDGEPFSAQVDEYTELAEKGILHAQLRMLEYCAENKDPQAVHWAELAAAQNSPDAQYFLAKHYQQASQPDLEKAHRLFTQAAEQGLIAAHWQLGNQYRYGQFVEKDLKKAAEHFLPAAQDDISAAQTALGEILLENGDGSGVEWLQKAVRQGDINAHALLANVYLIGKYVERDYQQARQHASTAARCNHPEALRLLGDIFRYGLGIEADADTALRQYQRAAELGNMAAHQKLLTDTALSHSEHYNEAKQAALLYQKADKAYQTAFSYHYGLGRSQDYMQARKFYIEAAELNHRKAQTNLGMMYYNGQGVETDPEQAAYWFEQAANQDDVISQYNLACLYYHGRGVPRSTETACHWLQAAISSGHEQATVLKQLLAQWQQEIHPV
- a CDS encoding VacJ: MYEVNRSVFLLVPLEPFWNWLQSLPEVDLDDIRLEDLQADANAYMVKPCETVDEVWDEIENHFEEIFAAELGDWCEDESYWPDLHADIFGEWFDIQLSTVVTDLEQEPLGREIFQPITLN
- a CDS encoding acyl-CoA thioesterase; the protein is MTAIRVRSYHLDGYGHVNNARYLEFLEEARWAFFERHGLLALLDGIMMVVTRIDIRYLRAATEGQELHIDTRINTIEPRRILLTQRIIRADTRKVAVEADITLVPVSSGNGRSTDLPAELSFHLNRLHTTS
- a CDS encoding TlpA disulfide reductase family protein, with protein sequence MKKILTAAAALVIVGLLAFLLFPQNKPVPAFSLPNLNGKTVSNADLHGKVTLINFWYPSCPGCVSEMPKLMQTARDYQGKDFQIIAISLPYDPLESVQNYAAQRALPFTVMYDKHGNTGKAFGVKVAPTSFFVNKKGELLKTFVGEPDFNALYKEIDSELAK
- the mgtE gene encoding magnesium transporter; the encoded protein is MSIEQDTPTQTDLDRLPLDIERIHELSEALLPVSSQIEEGQEIEDIELNTKLVELISILHELHPADVANVLESLPPKERTLVWHLAAPEEDGEVLLEVSDAVRETLIESMDTEELLAAVDDLDADELAELAGDLPHQVVYEALQTRDAEERAQVQAAMSYEDDQVGAIMDFELVSIRADVACEVVLRYLRRFESLPDHTDKIFVVDHDDVLQGVLPIRKLLVADPEELVENVMATDVVRFRPEDNVEEAAQAFERYDLVTAPVVDADKKLIGRITIDEMVDVIREETEADMLNMAGLQEEEDLFAPILDSVKNRWMWLAINLCTAFIASRVIGAFEGSIEKIVALAALMPIVAGIGGNSGNQTITMIVRAMAMGQLSGLQAGRLLKKEVGVALVNGLIWGTVMGVVSWLLYDNFGIGLVMIAAMTLNLLLAATVGVLIPVAMDKAGRDPALGSSVLITAVTDSGGFLIFLGLATMFLM
- a CDS encoding HAD-IA family hydrolase yields the protein MKPKLIIFDWDGTLADTTGPIINTFQHTFADCGLPPPEADTIRGLIGYNLITIIHHLVPDADQHLKEQLAETYAHHYLNPNNHNMRLFDSALPCLSTLKEQGYWLAVATGKGRIGLDKAIAQTGTADFWLATTCASEQPSKPAPDMVFKLCDELGLLPVDSMVVGDTVYDLEMAANAGAPSIAVATGAHSAAQLAEQPCLAVLKDLSELPEFLAAL
- a CDS encoding S49 family peptidase, with protein sequence MQYRIRRDGDNPSNPQQQADNWERNTLRDVLLEAYKEQRRGRFWRNLWRSVGVLIFLAVVVNSCSSSDTGNKLNMATRTEDHTAVISLTGIIGGEYEDQTAMLRDSLKAAYENHKVKGIIIRANSPGGSPVVSNTAFNEIRNLKEQYKSRNIPLYVVAEDVCASGCYYIASAADKIYADPSSIVGSIGVIGGGFDLTGLIDKIGIKRRLKTAGSNKGMGDPFSPETPEQTKIWESMLADIHNEFIKAVKLGRGGRLKDKQYPDVFSGRIYTGNEAKQVGLIDDYGSIYSIARDVVKAPKIVDYTPEDSFSKIFGRRLGTEISSALQTAASRIW